DNA from Daucus carota subsp. sativus chromosome 1, DH1 v3.0, whole genome shotgun sequence:
AGCAGTGAACAGGATAGAGAACCTCAGATCTCAAAAGTCAAGACACTTCTTTTAGCTCTAGTCCAACCCTTCTTTGACTTGGAATCAGTTGATAAAGCATTGTCTTCCTTTGCTGGACCTGTTTCTTCTCAGCCAAGTGATATGTCTGGCCTTGAAAATGTAGCTAATTCTGGATGCCCAATGTCTGAATGTATATGGAAGTTTTCTGGCATACTCAGTAACCACTCCTTTTTTATATGGAAAGTGACTGTGATTGATTGTTTTCTTAATTCCTGCATACATGATGCAGCTTCATCAGCGGATTACAATTTAGGATTTGACCAACTTGTCAATATTGTCCAAAAAAAACTTGAAAGCCAACTTCAAGGGCATCTTAATCAGTACTTGAGACAACGAGTTTCCCCTGTTCTCTTAACTAGGCTAGACACTGAAAGTGAACTTCTAAAGCAAATAGCAGTGTCAGCAAAAGATATTACATTTGATGACTTGAAGAAAGAGTTTGGGGCTGTAAAGAAAGTAAAGCTTATGCTTGAAGAGTACTGTAATGCACATGAAACTGTCAGGGCCGCGAGGTCAGCAGCTTCCATTATGAATAAGCAAGTGAATGAATTGAGGGAGTCTCTTCTTAAAACTACTTTTGATATTGTTCAGATGGAATGGATTTATGATGTAACCTTTAACCCATTGTGCAATTACAGGCTCATATCCCACAAATTTCTTGCAAGTGAGGATAACTTACTTCCAGTTATTTTAAACCTTAGCAGACCCAAGTTGTTGGAAAATATACAGTCATCTGTAGCAAAATTAGTAAGGTCCCTTGAGGGTCTGCAAGCTTGTGAAAAAAATTCTTCTACAGCTGAAAGGCAGCTTGAGAGAGCCATGGGGTGGGCATGTGGTGGTTCAAATTCCAGTTCAGCTGGAAATTCCTCAGTTAGAAATCCAGGAATTCCTCCTGAATTTCATGATCATCTTATAAGACGAGGGCAATTGTTGCTGGCAGCTCAAGAAAAGGGCTCTGAGATGATCAAAGTATGCATGTCCGTTTTAGAGTTTGAAGCATCAAGAGATGGCATTTTCCAAAGTTCAGGAGAGCCGTATACCTTCCAAAGTGGTGCTGATGCCAGAATCTGGCAGCAAATTTACTTATACGCATTAACAAAATTGGATGTGACTTATCACTCACTTATGTGTGAGTTCCCGTATGGATGATTAGTTGTCTAACTCTGTTTAAGTTGTTCGGTTCgttaataattgtattttctcATCATTTTTTACCATCATAATTAGGTGCTGAACAAGAATTGCAGCTTGCACAGAGCAACATGGAAACTGCTTCCAGTAATTTGTCTTCTGCAAGTAATGAATTATCTATCATTTCTGCCAAAGCGAAGTTGGCAGCAGGTTTCtagttttccattttttttgttGTAAATCTGTACCTTTTAGCACTTGCATTGGATCATTTTACCGATAAACACACTCTTATATAAACTTCAGGCTATTCTTTTGGTTTAGCTAAACTGCCAAATGTTCATTTTTGCAGATGATTTGCAGATCACTCTTGTTGCAATGAAGGATTGTGCCTACGAAGCTAGTTTGGTGCTATCTGCTTTTGCACGTGTAACCCGTGGCCATGTTGCTTTGACTTCTGAGAGTGGCTCTATGCTTGAAGAggtacatatatatgtgtgtgtgtgtgtgtgaatttaTCATAGCAATGTTTTTGTTGCCAAATGGTTATCAATCTAGATCTCTAGTTGGTGTCTACAATAAATCGTGATGACTGTTTCAAGTTAGCATATCTGATATTCAGACTTCATatcaaatttcttaaattatatgtttctacacacacacacacatgtttatacgtatatatatatatatatatatgtttatacgtgtatatatatatatgtttatacgtgtgtgtgtgtgtgtatatatatagggataagatcaaataaaaacctttttaagttacaaacttacaaacttttttttttgaattttttttattctcccatcatgttaatccttagttatagaaagtatccatgtggaaaattcttgaaaaaacatcacaatttttaaaaataacgcaaaataaatcgtgcattcaacacatttgtaactggggttcaatatcgggtgtagaacactaattatcattgtgttgaatatatctaaaaaatgcTTAAACTagacctctggggtttgggtagggtcttgAAAcatatattagttatataatacgtttaacttagttcttacattgaaaaattagtttatgtacttttcCAACACAATTTTTATCGATGTTtaacaaaatatgtaaaaaaaaatgttgaactcaaattatatatgtgttgaacacatgaagtttgtaagtttgtaccagaactcacccctatatatatatatatatatatatgtttatacatatatatattgtgattttttgGGTCTTTGCACTGTGTGAGAAAATTCAGAAAAGGAGCACAGTATTGGAAAAAAACAGCGATAGCCGATATGTATACTGAGGGCTCTGTTCAGCATAAAGCACTCTGAAAGGTGTCCATGAGCATGAATGTATTTATTCAGCCACATGACAAGatgttatgtttagttttgctTCACTTGTCTTGGATAAATACAAGGACGTCATAACAGTTATTCTATCTAGCATGGGTGGTGTTTGGTGGATTTTTTTGTGGCTTATACCTTTGTGGTATTCTAGGTCCTGGCAATAACCGAAGGCCTACACGATGTTTATAGCTTAGGGAAAGAGGCAGCTTCATTACATGTTTCTCTGATGGAAGATCTTACTAAGGTTTATGTCTCCTTTGCTTAtaatttctattaaattttgttaGTGTCAGGAAACACATTTTTTTGATCAAATAAGACGGGCACTTCTTTTTCAATGGTCAGGCAAATGCCCTCTTGCTTCCACTTGAATCTGTGTTGTCAAAGGATGTTACTGCTATGACTGATGCTATGGCAAGAGAAAGAGAGACTAAAAAGGAGATATCTCCTATTCATGGACAAGCTATATACCAGTCTTACTATTCAAGAATTAAGGAAGCGTGTCAAGCCTATAAACCTTTGGTTCCATCTCTCACGTCCTCTGTGAAGGGACTGCATTCTATGTTGACTAGGTTGGCGAGGGCTGCTAGTCTACATGCAGGGAATCTTCATAAAGTAATGTGGTTCATCACTTCATTTTCTTTCCTTTATCCTTTCAGGTCATGCTCATATGGTGATTGTGTTgggcaaaaatattatattataatggaagagtataatctttattcttctAACAGGCTTTGGAAGGATTAGGAGAAAGCCAGGAGATAAGGTCTCAAGATGTGAATTTTTCAAGGCCAGACGTGGAAGAAAGTGATCCAGATTTTGGCAACAAAGATGTCAATATTGTCTCCAAACCTGATAGAGAGTATGATGAGGATATAGTAGATATAACAGGGTTGTCCGTGCAAGAGAAAGGATGGATGTCTCCTCCTGAAAGCATCTATAGTAGCAGCTTAGAATTAGATGAATTGTCAGCCGAAGCTGATGAAAAGAATGTTGGTGACTTAGATTTGACGGAACGGCTTTCAAATGGGCATGACATCAGGGAGACCAATAATGTTATGAGCTCTTTTTCGTTAACTGAATACAGTAGTGGAGAAACAATAAAGTCAGAGTCTCTTGTTAAGAGCATTGGTAAAGATGTATTGGACCCACAGCAGTTGGAAACTCTGGTGTCACCTTCACATTTTATGGGTTCAGAAGTAGAGGTGAAGGTTGTAGAAAGACCTCTATCGGATCAGGATAAAGTTGAAGGGGATATTAATCAGGCTCCGCTTCCTAATATGGATGTCACTAGAATCACAAGGGGTAAGAATATATAAATTCGTAAAGTAGACCTCCAAAGATCATAGTACTAGTTAgccttatattaaaattttggaaaTCTTTTGATTTcttatgtttaaaattaaaatccccTTGCTGGTTTCACTGCTTGTAACAAGCTTGCTTCATTTATTTTCCAGTTTAGAGGAATACCTACTTCCTGCTCTGCTTCCAAGCATGTTCTAATCATCTGATTAATCTTAAAGCCCTTAAATGTTTTGATAATCTTGTGTAAACGTAGGTTTTATGCTTCTTTTCTAGTTGCTTCTCTTTAGATTAGGTAATATGGATGCTGTCAAATTATCATATCCGACAATATCTCTTTGGAACATAGTAACAAACAATTGctaaaagtatttatttgtatGCTTAGGGGTTATCTTAATTCTAAACTTTTACTCAAGTGATCAgattgtttttataattttttacttGAAAGTACAGTAACTCTAGAGTGTGTGTTTGCTGCTTCTTTATCATACTAACAGCTTCCTTTTTCACCCCATTGAGGTGATGATATATCAATATGGGTCCATTTTCTCATCGTTTCTTTATAATTACTGCGTTCCAGGTAAAAATGCTTATGCAATGTCAGTTTTAAGACGAGTAGAGATGAAGCTAGATGGTCAAGATATTGCTAATAACAGGTGCATATTTCCAGATACATTGAACCCTTTGATTATATTGTGTTTTTGCTGATactgcattatatatatatattaatgatcttATCATATGTTCTGGTGGGTTTTGTCTTCAGAGAAATTAGTATTGCAGATCAGGTAGACCATCTAATTAAGCAAGCCACTAGCGTGGATAATCTTTGCAATATGTATGAAGGTTGGACTCCATGGATATGATAATCTGAAGCTGTCATATGAAGTAGAAGTGTTTGATGGCAGATTCTAGGTCTTCCCATGTGTCTCCAAGTAAAAATCATGTTTTCTGGTGAACTTCTCATCAGTGTTGGATGGAAGCAGCTACTCCTAGGTTGTAGCAAGCATTAGTTGGAACTTAATGCTTGTTCCTTATTCTTCATAGTGAAGGACCTGCGATAAGAACATGCAGATGAAAGCTATGAACTTTCCTAGAACATGGGAGCATCACCGAATCATCTGTGTTCTGACCTTTTGAATCATGGATCAGTTAGCCTCTGGCAAAAAGTGAATTTCCAGTCAGACACTACAAATAATGTCTGGAACGAGTAACGACATGTGCTGTGTGATTGCAAGAAATTCAGAACTCTTATAAATTGCTTGAAGCTGATTGGTCAACACCTACTTTAAGGGGCTGCTCTTCCATTTCTGGTGAAAGCTGTCTGCACAATGTCTCTGATATGCTCTACTAATATGCTTCTGTTATGCGAGGAGATCCTTTTGACAACAGCTACGAGCTAATGGAGCTAAAAGCCACAAGACATGCTCCCTTGCATGACCATTGGAAGCGCTTAAGCTGATTGCTGTCGACGACAAGAGGATAATGCTCTGCTTGTGCCCGAGGAAATCCCCTCTTAATACAATTGCTCTCATCCTCGTGGACACAAGCTTATCTTCACAAAGCTTTATGTTTCCTGATGCTACACTACACCAAAAGCATCCTTTTGTTAGCATGTTATGAATAAGTTTTGCAGATTGTTCTACTTGCAACTATTATATTTAATCATGGAAGATTACTTTATGCGTCTATTAAGACCCCTTTTCAGTGTGTTCAATAATCTGGATCACAGTAATTTGTCACTCAGTGTCAATTACTCTGTAAATGCACCCGCATGCGAGTGACTCACTCGGAGTGAGGGACTACAATTTAGAATCTATGTGACTCTGAGCTGGGATAAGAGGGGGCCAAATGAGCTGGTTTATTCAGACGGTTTTGTCcgttattttattcaaaattatttgaGCTGATGAAAatagttataatttttaaatcggttaaaataatataagataggttaaaataatataaaatagtttcttccatttttttttatcttaaaataaatattcataaatttgttccaaaattaattttaagacgAGCGTAGCCTACTTTAACTCCATCTAGTGGGGGCACTTGATACAAATACGTCCAACAAGGCGAATAGGCAAACGTTGTGGGTTCATGCACGAGTTGGGATCTAGTTAAAGAATTCCGAATCAAATTACAAAATATCCTCCGTATGCTAAATTAGTCTTTTCCCCGATATTTGTTAGACCCTTGATATTTCCCGAACTATCACTCATTCTAATATCCTAGATTGCTTGGCCAAGCATTCatctttatatacatataaataaatagaacTCTCCACCTTGCCTCTCATTCTCATACTCAACAAACCATcaaacaacatatatatatataacatataatggCCGCAGTTGTAGATGTGTGGGTTGGGGAGCTAGCAAAGCTGGGTGAGaaagtgaagatgaagaaatctCTGCTGCTCAAACTCAAAACATCAACAGGGAAAGCACAACAAGAGGAACACACCAACTTCAAGGTCGAGGCCGACAATGACACCACCACACTTTCGGAATCCACGCTCTTTCTGCTCATGGACAGCTTTGCTCCTTCATGATATTTATAGATTGTATAAAATGCTTTACAATCTTTGCTTTCTAGTATATAAACTTGTTAGAttttatgatataatatatattctgggGATTTGTTGACAGTGTTGTATGTTTTCAGCCAACGccaagatttttttttgattaactTGACCTTTTTTTTAACTGCCGAAACTGAATGCACTGCAAGTCGGGGTATGGACTTTAAAAACTTTACGAGTCGAATCAAACCCCGTTAAATGTATATTGCAGTTTTCATCAAGTTGCAGCAATCCTCGTTAAAAGTCTTTTCCCTTCATTTTAAGACCACAGATTTTGATCATCATGTCTCAAGCCTCACTACAATAAACCAGAGTTTTTACAACGCAAATTAAGGCACGTATCCGTCGTAAGTACGTAAGTTACGATGAACAGTTTCCGTGGTTTTTGGTCAATTAGAAAGTTCTATAAAACGTTACAGTGATCAATATACGCGTCGTAACTAGTCTAAAACGTCGCAAGTCATGCCTGGAGGACccataatttcattaaaatacTAGTTAGACTTACGATGTACTGTAAGTTGTAAGCTGACCAATTTACGACGATAATATCCGTTGTATGCAGTGGCGGTGCCACACTGGGGCCTGGGGGGACACGTGCCCCCACAGGTTTCCCTTTGTGGGCCCCACATATTAGTAATACTCGTATGTTTTCGTATGTTTTGTCATTTGTGTCCCGGATAAATTACTAAATCTCTTCATGAAATCATCTCAACTTCAGTCTATTTCAGTTCTAGCAGTAGTTTCAGCATGATCATGCTTCTCTAGGATTTGTATGTTTAAATCAGTTGTGGTAGTAGGTTGGTTTTTAAATAAGATTTGAAGGTTAGGATGTTTAGCCAGGTCTGTTTGTTCCAGTTTGTAGTAGTTGCTGTTCGGATTTGTAAAACTAATTAAGTAACATATTTTGAGAATAATCGAAAAATTAAAAGTGCCCCCCTTGAATATTTTGTCTGGCTCCGCCACTGGTTGTATGTACATTGTGGGCCTGGGATTTTAGTTTTAGCAATTTTGATCTTGCGATGAAATGTTCCGTCGGTAGTTATGTTATGATAGTATGAATATCCGACATAAGTTTGGCGGAAAATTAGAACTTACGACATGTAGCGTAAATTTGCAGTTCATATGACATTAGCCTGCTGTATTTTTGCTGTATATCTGCCATTTGTATGGCTATCCAAATTTTTTCCACCACAAATCATGTTCAATATCTTTTACTACTTTAAAACACAATTCAATTAATATAAACCAATCCAACAAATAAATATGCAAATAccataatttcattaaataacatccaaataaatatttgtacaGAAAATAAAAGCAGAACGTCATACAAACATCGATATGAAGACGAATTACATTTATGAAACTAGAATTATCCCTTAATAACTAGACCTCTCCTAGACACAACAATATAGGGGGATGACTCATGTCATGGTCTTTGAAGTCGGTGCTCTCATTACCCGCAATCTATAAAGATTTTAATCACGGGGTTCTTTAAAATTGTTTCTCGCAAatgccaaaaaatatttaaccctCCCATTATATTCATCTGTAAATCCATAACCATCGGGAGTTATTCGTCAAGTGATCCAATTTCGATCATAAGATATGGATATATgcatgaatttttaaaatatttacatcGTACATTTGGATTTTCTAATTATATGTAGCAATACTATAAATTTGAGTCACactttagaaaatttttctattGTGACTTTTAGATTCTCTTTTTCCCATTTTTAATGATGGATGTCCAGTGTCCacacataaattatttttgctcATGCTCACGTATAAATTTTTGTTCTCGAATGCGTTCTCTTTTATCATAATTTAGATTAACAAATAATAACTCATACAATAAATGTCTATAAATAGTGTTCGAGTCATTgattaaaattcttaaaattgatatatttttgtaCAATACTAGAAAATGGCAAGTAAGTTATACGTCTAATATATGAAAACTTATATATTTTCAcacatttattatataattatatactgaTGACATTAAGTTTatcctaaattaaaaaaatctacaAATTTGAATCGAGAATGTAGACAATATTTGTCTAGCACCGATTTTAGTgttaatcatattatatattgacGAGCAAACatgtaaatttaataaataacaaaataatatgttaaaactataaaatttaaCAGAATACTTGCTGAAAGTGTTTTATATTTGCAGTATATAGTTTACAATACTTCCCATATtattcactttttttaaattataataaataaaaatcttatACGGATTCCATTACAAAGAACTCGCCTAATGTTGACCTGAAAATACcgtcaaaattaattattacaattttcCGTCGAATATATTAATTCCGATCGTTCATTTTCGACGCTTACTAATTTCGATAAAATACCGTTGACTTAGTTTCCGTCAAAATTATTCCGTCAAAATTTACAGTTTTTCTAATagtgtttattaaattattgtacaaatgatatttgtatatatttaagtttgaggttcttttataatattagaaattataaattatatctaaaaGAAGAAATTCTTTTCATAAGTGAgatcatttaaattatttttcaagaatttGGATAAGCCAAGTTATTCCTTTTCGAAAATGATATTATGCTCATTTTTTGacttttaattcaaaaattgaTCTCAAtacaattgattaattaattatttcctAAATAAAGAGACCTAGATTATATCTCCCTGTATCATGCACAATCCTGCaccatatacatatattatgttatataggCCGTAACGCCGCCGTCTTCCTGCCTCTGCTCAGATACAAGTAGTGTTCCTCCGATCCAATTAAGCTTTCTCAGTCTATCCTCAATCTTATCATGCATTTCTAGAGAAATTCACAAATAATGGGTTCAACTTCAAAAACATCCAATAAAATTGATAGAATCAGTGAATTGCCTGACTCGCTGCTGGTGAATATTCTTTCGTTGCTTCCAATCAAATCTGCTGCGCGCACTAGTGTGTTGTCCAAAAGATGGAGGCCCCTCTGCCTGTATCTAGAAAAACTTCAATTTTCGGATCGTCGGTATTCTGGAATAAAGTTTACCAACTTTGTGGATAGATTATTGTTGCACAAGCCTCCTGGTTTGAAAATGGACCAATTTGGCTTGAGTTGCGGTGAGGATCACTGTCTCAACCGTGTTACTGAGTGGATCCGGAATGTTGTTCGACGTGATTTGAAAGAATTAGAGCTTAGCTTTCGGTCTAAGGAGTTGTATAAATTGATCAAAGATGTGTACAATTGTAATAGTGTTGAAGCTATTCGACTCTTTGGTGATATATTGGTTGATCCTCCCGAGGATGTTGGATTTTCAAGGCTCCGGGTCCTTGAATTTAACAAAGTTACTTTTTTGAGTTATGAGTCAGTTGGGGAGCTTTTGCAGAAATGTCCTGTGCTTGAAGATTTATCTATTGACGAATGTGTATGGCTTGACGGCTATTCTTTAAGTATTTGTGGATCTGCATTGAAGAAGTTGTCATTGTCTTCTAGTTTGGCGGTTGATATAGAGTTTTCGCTTGAGATTTTGATTGATACGCCAGCACTGGAAACTCTATATATATCTTCTGCAGCAGATGATATCTTCATAAAGGAGAATTTGCAATTCCTCAAGACTGCTTATATCGACGTCGAACAGATAATTATAGAAGGATCTGTGCCTACCAGTGTGTTTGGGTTACTTAAAAAGATTAATCATGTTCAATTTCTGCATTTAGGTGCTGAAACAGTGGAGGTTAGTATTACACctaaatattaacttatatgaacttattcacattttttgctgtaaattttatatgaaaatcatgtttatctttttattttaattgtagGTCCTCAATGCTGCATATGATCATGATCAAACAACAGTTCATCGTGGGTTACCTCCATTTTATAACTTGACTGAGATGTGTATTGATATTAACATATATTGTGGACAAACTTTACTCATGGACTTCCTACAAAACTCACCGAACCTCCGAAGTCTTCAATTTCCGCATGTGAGTTGAAAATTTTGACGTAGTTGTCAAAGGGATTCGAAACTTTTAAATAtaacttttctttctttcttgttAGGGGCTTGTTGATACTTCTTTCGATGAATCTTGGCGCTTCTCATGGGTCTGGTCAAGTGTTCCCGAATGCCTATCCAAGCATCTAGAAAAAGTTAAGATTTACGAATTCAATGGGACAAAGGAGGAGCTGTCTTTTGTTGAATACTTGCTAAAGTATGGGAGTGCTTTGGGAGAAGTATCAATAGACATGGTTTCAGATTTGTGGGGAGGTCCTGTCCTTGCCGTTCGTGAAGAACTATTAACCTTTCACAGAGAATCAATAACTTGCAAgcttaatatttctttttagatGCATATGAACCTGCTCTTTATAATAACAATGTGTATGAGGTACACTCTCTACACCAAGTACTTTTTTAGACTGTATTGGTTGTTGCAATTCATTGGATTTTTTCATTCCTGTTGTTATTTGTTTGCTAGATGCATTGTTTAAGAATGGCATTATCGatgcttatttattaattttgtgaTTGTTTTGTTCTCTAAATGTTTAAGATGAGAAATCTAATTATACTTAATAATGACTGAATGCCCATGGATTTCAATATTCAGATGACTGGATGAGAGCTAAAATTGACTGAAACATTGTAGCTCATCTTAGCACCATAGGGCGCCTTCATAGTGTCACAGGTGAAGCTCCAATTCTATCTAGGTTACATGTGATAAAGAAAGATCAGTAGAAAAGTTATATCTGATTTAAATGCCGACGATATAAACTTTGTCTATTGTGAATTTTAAGTGGTTCTCTCATAGGTTTGTGTTCACTTGTCTTGGTATAggttttataagttagaaatgaGTGAATGTCGATAGGACATAAATTAAAAGATGACTGTATGATAGCTAGGATGCACAGGAATGTCGTAGCTCGTCCTGGCACTATAGATCAGCCGCTTCATAGTGCCACAGCTCAAGCTCCAATTCTATATAGGTTACCAGTGATAAAGAATGATAACTACTTACCTTTCTTTGTATCTCACGAGAGTAAAGAATTTGCCTATTTTGATTTTTAGTCGGTCCTCTAATAGTTCTCAATTCATTTGTCTTGATATTAGATTTTTGAGTTGGCCGATATATATTTTCCGTATTTATGCTTATCATCATTACAACAAAAATGGCTAAAAGCCATCACCAATAAAGGCAACTACATGTGGTTGCTCTGAAAGTCAATTCAAATTATAGGAGATTCAAGCATAAAAGCGACCGAAAGCGGTGAGTTTTACTGTCGGTTGCTTTTGTTTAGTATTTTTATGGATGGTCGCTTTTAAGTAATCGTTTTTACATATAAAAGTAACGGGTGGTCTTTAACAccccatcttaaattaagaTGAGAAGTTATCTACAAATCCAAAACCTGTAAACAGAGCACTAAATATATTCCAAATTATATTAAACAAGTCTAATAATTCCCAAAATGATttattacccaagttgttgcagttgggctagtttatttgggcttattttcaGATTCGGAGTTCGAGACTTAGACCCGGTTTTCGAAAAAGACttgggatttgacccgggttgtcacaCGGTCGATCGCTTTTAAGTTGTGTAAGGATAAGTGGGAAAATTCTTGGATAATGGATCGAAAATTTTAGGTATAAAAGTGATCGACTCCGATTACATTTATAAAATAACCAAAATCGGTGGAATTTATAAAAGCTACCGGATTATTTATGTCTTTCGCTTTTATTTGGAGGATATAATTCTCAAACCTAATCCTGTATCATCACTTTTTCTCCACTGTTCCTCCTCCCTCTTCTCCCACATATTTAATCTCTCTTCCACCATTTTATCTTCTCCCTCCATTTTTGGAGGATTTGAAACAtttgtttttactttcttttgaaaatacagattttaaattatatgattttgaGTTACTGACACGAGATCTAGATCTCGGATTTGAGAGATGTCCCATCTTTACCCTAAAAAAATACTCGTCAATAATAGGCATTGATGCTCGGAAATgcgaaaatattgatttaaagATTAACCATATCATCTGATTCAAAATTTatctttctaaatttttttgtgaGTCGTCTCACACCACAAGAAAATCGGGCATTTTCGACCGTCAAAACTGACCGATCAAGGTGGTCGGAAATAAAGCGCACATTTCTGACCGTTTTTAGGAAACTCGGTGGGATATGACACTGCGGTCGGAAATGTACTATTGTGGTCGGTTTTATAGCAGGGCTCTTGATTTATATCCAAAACTTATTTTCGACAGACTTATAACCGACAACATTATGTTGCTTTCAGGTTTTCCACGTGTATGCCAAGTCGCAAGTGGGGCCAGGTTCTACGGATATGTGAAAACAATATGGACTAATTGTGGCGGTTGGTAATAAGACTCGTTTCGGACTGATGTGTTATTTTCGACCCGGTTTTAAAGGACCAACATAATCGGTCGGTCAGTGTTCGAAAATGACCTTAAAACTGATCAAAACTCATCATTTCCGTCCAATTTCGGCGGTCGGAAATGTCCGCTTTTCTTATAGTGTCAACAAGTAGAGAGACATATATTACGCTAAAAAATTTCTATAACAAGAACAGTATCGagatttttattcttttcagAATTTTAAAGTGTATGCAACGAATTGGTTTGATTACTGCAACTcatgttataatcatatatcatatttatGTTAGATTATTTTTGTTTCTTCTGGTTATTTGGATTATTCCCGGAATCTTAAATATGTGAGTATCATTAAAAAATTCTTATATTTCTAAacacaatattatattattgatttgTACGTATGTGAATtcaacaaataacaaaataagatggcaaaataacaaaaataagcaTAATACTTTTTCAAAGTGTTTTTATACATGTGGTATATAGCTTACATACTtcctatatttttcatttttgttaaattaaaaagtatta
Protein-coding regions in this window:
- the LOC108223396 gene encoding FBD-associated F-box protein At4g10400, whose amino-acid sequence is MGSTSKTSNKIDRISELPDSLLVNILSLLPIKSAARTSVLSKRWRPLCLYLEKLQFSDRRYSGIKFTNFVDRLLLHKPPGLKMDQFGLSCGEDHCLNRVTEWIRNVVRRDLKELELSFRSKELYKLIKDVYNCNSVEAIRLFGDILVDPPEDVGFSRLRVLEFNKVTFLSYESVGELLQKCPVLEDLSIDECVWLDGYSLSICGSALKKLSLSSSLAVDIEFSLEILIDTPALETLYISSAADDIFIKENLQFLKTAYIDVEQIIIEGSVPTSVFGLLKKINHVQFLHLGAETVEVLNAAYDHDQTTVHRGLPPFYNLTEMCIDINIYCGQTLLMDFLQNSPNLRSLQFPHGLVDTSFDESWRFSWVWSSVPECLSKHLEKVKIYEFNGTKEELSFVEYLLKYGSALGEVSIDMVSDLWGGPVLAVREELLTFHRESITCKLNISF